From a single Brassica napus cultivar Da-Ae chromosome C9, Da-Ae, whole genome shotgun sequence genomic region:
- the LOC106424732 gene encoding UDP-glucose 6-dehydrogenase 3-like — translation MVKICCIGAGYVGGPTMAVIALKCPSVEVAVVDISVPRITAWNSDQLPIYEPGLDDVVKQCRGKNLFFSTDVEKHVREADIVFVSVNTPTKTRGLGAGKAADLTYWESAARMIADVSVSDKIVVEKSTVPVKTAEAIEKILTHNSKGIKFQILSNPEFLAEGTAIEDLFKPDRVLIGGRETPEGFAAVKALKDVYSQWVPEERILTTNLWSAELSKLAANAFLAQRISSVNAMSALCEATGANVTEVSYAVGKDSRIGPKFLNSSVGFGGSCFQKDILNLVYICECNGLPEVAEYWKQVIKINDYQKTRFVNRIVSSMFNTVSNKKIAVLGFAFKKDTGDTRETPAIDVCKGLLGDKARISIYDPQVTEEQIQRDLTMNKFDWDHPLHLQPMSPTTVKQVSVAWDAYAATKDAHGICILTEWDEFKKLDYEKIFDNMQKPAFVFDGRNVVDAEKLRKIGFIVYSIGKPLDQWLKDMPALA, via the coding sequence atggtgAAGATATGCTGCATTGGAGCTGGATACGTCGGTGGTCCAACCATGGCAGTCATCGCTCTAAAATGCCCATCCGTTGAAGTAGCCGTCGTTGACATCTCCGTGCCCAGGATCACCGCCTGGAACAGCGACCAGCTCCCCATCTACGAGCCTGGTCTTGACGACGTCGTCAAGCAGTGCCGTGGGAAGAACCTTTTCTTCAGCACCGACGTTGAGAAGCACGTCAGAGAGGCCGACATTGTCTTTGTCTCTGTCAACACACCCACCAAGACCCGCGGTCTCGGAGCTGGCAAAGCTGCCGACTTGACTTACTGGGAGAGCGCTGCTCGTATGATCGCTGATGTGTCCGTTTCCGACAAGATCGTTGTCGAGAAATCGACTGTTCCGGTTAAAACCGCAGAGGCCATTGAGAAGATTCTTACGCATAACAGCAAAGGGATCAAGTTTCAGATCCTCTCCAACCCTGAGTTTCTCGCTGAAGGAACCGCTATTGAGGATCTCTTCAAGCCTGACCGTGTCCTAATCGGTGGCCGCGAGACGCCTGAAGGGTTTGCAGCTGTTAAAGCCTTGAAAGACGTTTACTCCCAATGGGTCCCTGAAGAGAGGATCCTCACCACTAATCTCTGGTCCGCTGAGCTCTCCAAGCTCGCTGCTAACGCCTTCTTAGCTCAGAGGATCTCGTCGGTTAACGCGATGTCAGCTCTCTGTGAAGCAACGGGCGCCAATGTCACGGAGGTCTCTTACGCTGTCGGTAAAGACTCACGTATCGGTCCCAAGTTCTTGAACTCGAGTGTTGGCTTTGGAGGTTCTTGTTTCCAGAAAGACATCCTCAACTTAGTCTACATCTGCGAATGCAACGGCTTACCTGAAGTCGCTGAGTACTGGAAACAAGTCATCAAGATCAACGACTACCAGAAAACCAGATTCGTTAACCGCATCGTCTCCTCGATGTTCAACACCGTCTCCAACAAAAAGATCGCTGTTCTCGGTTTCGCCTTCAAGAAAGACACTGGAGACACGAGAGAGACACCAGCCATCGATGTCTGCAAAGGCTTGTTAGGTGACAAAGCTCGTATCAGCATCTACGACCCGCAAGTCACGGAAGAGCAGATCCAGAGAGACTTGACCATGAACAAATTCGACTGGGACCACCCGCTTCATCTCCAGCCCATGAGCCCCACCACTGTGAAGCAAGTCTCGGTCGCTTGGGACGCGTACGCTGCGACCAAAGACGCTCACGGTATCTGCATTTTGACCGAGTGGGACGAGTTCAAGAAGCTGGATTACGAGAAGATCTTTGATAATATGCAGAAGCCGGCGTTTGTTTTCGATGGTAGGAACGTGGTGGATGCTGAGAAGCTGAGGAAGATTGGGTTTATTGTTTACTCTATTGGTAAGCCGTTGGACCAGTGGCTCAAGGATATGCCTGCTCTTGcctaa
- the LOC106424730 gene encoding biotin carboxyl carrier protein of acetyl-CoA carboxylase 2, chloroplastic-like, whose amino-acid sequence MASLSVPYAKISAPNRRVESIPGIRRQPQPSGISFHVSHVSQTQSTIWRLRATTNEVVSNSTPVTNGGCLNGNVKTNVPPEPAAELSDFISKVSGLLKLVDSRDIVELELKQLDCEIVIRKKEALPQQPAPVYHSMMPPPPMEGLPMPPSPPVSPPAPSSAPATANTATAPSSSHPPLKSPMAGTFYRSPGPGEPPFVKVGDKVQKGQVVCIIEAMKLMNEIEAEKSGTITELLAEDGKPVSVDTPLFTIAP is encoded by the exons ATGGCGTCATTGTCGGTTCCTTACGCCAAGATCTCTGCTCCTAACCGGCGGGTCGAATCTATTCCTGGGATCCGACGGCAGCCTCAACCCAGTGGGATCTCTTTTCACGTCTCCCATGTATCTCAG ACTCAATCTACAATCTGGAGGTTGCGTGCCACAACCAATGAG GTTGTGTCTAATTCTACACCAGTGACTAACGGTGGATGTTTGAACGGAAACGTCAAGACCAATGTTCCTCCTGAACCCGCCGCCGAGCTCTCTGACTTTATCTCTAAAGTCTCTGGTCTTCTTAA GCTTGTGGATTCAAGAGATATAGTGGAACTTGAGTTGAAGCAGCTCGACTGTGAGATTGTTATTCGGAAGAAGGAAGCCTTACCGCAGCAACCAGCTCCAGTTTATCACTCGATGATGCCTCCTCCTCCAATGGAAGGCCTTCCAATGCCTCCATCTCCACCAGTGTCTCCTCCTGCTCCCTCCTCAGCTCCTGCAACAGCGAATACAGCAACCGCACCATCCTCTTCTCATCCTCCACTGAAGAGTCCTATGGCTGGTACTTTCTACAGGTCTCCTGGACCCGGTGAACCTCCTTTTGTCAAG GTCGGAGATAAAGTGCAGAAGGGTCAAGTTGTTTGCATTATCGAAGCTATGAAACTGATGAATGAGATTGAG GCTGAGAAGTCAGGAACCATCACTGAATTACTGGCTGAAGATGGAAAACCCGTCAGCGTT